CCCATCGGCGACGCTGGTCGGCCACGCCGATGGCGGACTGGCCTGCTGGACCACCGCGCTGCTGCATTCGCGGCTGGTGCGCGCCATAGCGCTGATCAGCTCACCGCACCCCGCCGCGCTACGGCGATCCACGCTGACCCGGCGTGATCAGCGGCACGCACTGTTACCGACATTGCTGCGTTACCAGCTGCCGATCTGGCCGGAGCGCTTGCTGACCCGCAACAACGCAGCGGAGATCGAGCGCCTCGTGCGCGCCCGTGGCTGCGCCAAATGGCTTGCATCCGAGGACTTCTCGCAAGCAATCGACCACCTTCGACAGGCGATCCAGATCCCGGCGGCGGCGCATTGCGCACTCGAGTACCAGCGCTGGGCGGTGCGCAGCCAGCTGCGCAGCGAAGGGCGGCGATTCATCAGGGCGATGACACAGCAACTGGGGATGCCGCTGCTGCACTTACGAGGCGACGCCGACCCTTACGTGCTGGCCGACCCGGTAGAGCGCACCCAGCGCTACGCACCACACGGGCGGTACATATCCATTGCCGGCGCAGGACATTTCAGTCACGAAGAGGCGCCGGAGGAAGTCAACCGACATCTGATGCGTTTCCTCGAGCAGGTGCACCAGCTCAGCTGACGCAGGCCCCGGTGCCGACCGGTTGGGTAGCACCGATTTTGGCAAGCTGCCCCGCCACCTCGCCGGCCGTCAGCACAAACCCAGTTTCGGCGTCGTCGATGGCTGCGCCGAACACCACACCGAGCACCTGACCGTTGAGGTCGATCAGGGGCCCACCCGAATCACCTTGCTCCACATCGGCTCTGATGGTGTACACGTCGCGGGTAACCGGCTCCGGGTCCCCGTAAATATCGGGGCCACTGAGTCTGATGGCCTCGCGAATCCTGGCGGGTGTGGCAGTGAAATTGCCGCCGCCGGGATAACCCAGCACCACAACGTCGGCACCGGTTTTCGCCGGCTCCGCAGCGAAGACCAGCGGCGGCGGCGGCAAGTGCGGAACGGCCAGGATCGCTACGTCGACCGACGGGTCGTAGGACACCACCGTGGCCTCGAAGGGCTTGTCGCCGGCATACACCGTGACGTTGTTGGATCCGGCCACCACGTGCGCGTTGGTCATCACCCGATCGGGTGAGATCACGAAGCCGGTGCCCTCCAACACTTTCTGGCATCTGGGTGCCAGGCTGCGGATTTTGACGACACTTGG
Above is a window of Mycobacterium tuberculosis H37Rv DNA encoding:
- the ephE gene encoding epoxide hydrolase EphE (epoxide hydratase (arene-oxide hydratase)), with protein sequence MAAPDPSMTRIAGPWRHLDVHANGIRFHVVEAVPSGQPEGPDAATPPMQPALARPLVILLHGFGSFWWSWRHQLCGLTGARVVAVDLRGYGGSDKPPRGYDGWTLAGDTAGLIRALGHPSATLVGHADGGLACWTTALLHSRLVRAIALISSPHPAALRRSTLTRRDQRHALLPTLLRYQLPIWPERLLTRNNAAEIERLVRARGCAKWLASEDFSQAIDHLRQAIQIPAAAHCALEYQRWAVRSQLRSEGRRFIRAMTQQLGMPLLHLRGDADPYVLADPVERTQRYAPHGRYISIAGAGHFSHEEAPEEVNRHLMRFLEQVHQLS